The Aedes albopictus strain Foshan chromosome 2, AalbF5, whole genome shotgun sequence region cttctcttatgacaaatcacaaaCACAGTTACATAGAGCTTctaccttgaaacgcttagagagcgccacttgtcttgtcgcttgaagTTTACATAGAAATtgacaagagagggcattctttatatttttattctttggttaCGGCCTACATAGAGGAGCATCCTGACAAGGGTAACTTCAAAACTGGCAAACCAAGTACGTGAACATAGTTTGAACTGAAGAGTGGTgtaattaacttttttttttctttgacttgCAGGTCGGGCATGGTTTCAAAGTTTTATGAACCGGCACAAGGAGCTTGCAATCCGGAAGCCAGAAAGCGTGACTAATGCGAGTGCCAATGTTGTGGAACAAAATATAAGGAAGTGGTTCGCGGAAGTTTATGAACTTTTTCAGGAAGAGGGCCTagtagaaattcttcgaaaagcaAAGTGTGTCCTGAACCGCGACGAATCAAGTTTCTATCTCGAACCAACTGTAGATAAAGTGATCGCCTTGCGAGGTCAAAAGAACGTCTACAAAGTTGACCAGGGGCCAGCCAAGAAAAACATAACGGTTATGTTTACCTGTTCGGCCTATGGGAAAATGTACCCACCAATGGTAGTTTTTCAGTACAAAAAACTCCCACTGAAGTTATCCAAAGTGTGCCCGTGGATTGGGGCATAGGGAAGACTGATTCTGGATGGATGACGACGGATTGTTTTCGTAAGTACATACGATACGTGTTGCATCCACAAATGGTCGAAGATGCTCTCCCGGCTATTTACTTCATTGATGGCCACTTTTCACATATGGCCTGGGTGACCGCTGATGAGTGTCGAAAGTTGGGCATCCATCTGGTATGCCTGTACCCAAATTGTACTCGAATTTTACAGCCCCTGGACGTGGCAGTATTCAAACCCCTTAAAACAGCTTGGCTTCGCGTTGTTCAAGATTGGAAGCTGAAAAAAGAGAACAAATATCTGAAAAGCGAAAACTTTTCACCACTTCTGGTAAAAGCGATTGATGCGGTTGAAGATAAAGATATCGTGAAAGGGTTTGAGTGCTGCGGGTTGTTCCCGTTTGACGCGAACAAAACCGACTACTGTAAGTGCTTGGTCCGAAATCCGTTATCGACTCAACCAGAAGAGCAAGCTGAAATTGGGGGCAGCACAAATGTGGATTGTCGACTTTCAAATTCGAACTCAGTTCCATCTGCAGAAGGTCATTCGAAGATTGTAAATGATGTTACTGCTACTTCTGTCGAAACGGTTTCAGCTAACCGAAGGAAAGCTGAAGAAATACTTCAATTAATGGGACCTGACCGTCGAGAAAGGTATCAAACTCGTGATGCAGACGATTTTGACTCGCTGGACGACCTTATTCTCGCACGGGTTTTCAAGTTACTCGAACCTCTAGACTGCAACGCAAATGCTCAAGATCTCTCCGAAGCAACCGAAGGGAATGCCGAACGCTTAACAGACGGCGCTGGACCGACCGAAGAAATATTAACGGAATATTTAATCGACGAAACAGAACACAAGTTGGAGGGTCACTACATTTTGGAAATTGACCATGTAGCACCTGTGGAAGATGCAGCAGCGAACGAAAAACTAGTCCCCAATCATAGTGACCATGGTCAGCCAGAAGCAGATGCACTAGTACCAAAGGATGAGGACCAAAACCATAGTCTTCTATCTGGATTTCTGGACTCACCGGAGACACCTCATTGAAAAGGAACAAAAAGATACAAACGTAGGAGCCCAGCTGTTCTGACTTCTCGGTGAAGACTGATGTACCACAAAGCTGTAGCGgaagagaagaagaaagaagtGGAAGAAAAACAGAAGAAGCTCAAAGAAAAGCAAATGAGAGCTGAGGAACGAAAAATCAAACAGAAGACGGTCAATAAGAAAACGGGCAAATACGGAAAGAAGAAGGAAGCTGAAGTTAGGgtcaaataaaaaataacagtAAAACGATGAAAAGAAGAAAATCaaacaaatgatgaaaaattaaATAAAGATTAGAGAAAACAATCTGTACACTTATTTTTGCACTGAATTAAGAGAATTCATTTCGATGTGGAATATAATAAAATTGGTATAAATATGTTTAATTCTAATTAGACATATCACATTCTTTGCACTGCTCAAATAATCAGCAACTTAATTATTATAGTATTATCTGAATCCAAAATAATCACTGTATTTGGGCAATTATATTAGATTTTCGAATTTAAAATCGAAAATTGATTATCAATGTCATCAAATGGATCACTAACATAACGTACGGGAACGTCTATAAATTATGTCACATATATTGACTTCTTCCTCATATACCTTCCTTTATGCCGTGTGTTCTTATAGCCTCAatttttttgattgatttttttttttttttttttgtgagaaactGCTTCCTCCTCCAAGCTTCTTCGATCATCACGACGTAGTTTATGAAGGCTCcctcatattttgaaaaaaaaaaaaactgagaagcATGCGTCGTGTTAACAGGCGTGTAATGTCTAATATGAGACTAAAATTAGTGGCCCCTATAGTAACTTCATACAAATACGATTTATACTTGTTAAGAAGAATTTCCATCTTCTAACAGTTGCGTAAAATTTCAATGAGCCCTTtctcaaaagtaaaaaaaaaaaaatttcatttagttatgaaaatctgttttatcTAAACCTAATATGCTGCAGTTTCATTTGATAATTGTAATTCAtggaggtgggccaaaatatataCATTTACGGGAAAAAAATTAAATCAAGTGGTCCAAAATAGCAGCCAACATTCCATCAATACTCTCAGTATTTCTCGGGGTTTACCCCGTAAAATTTCAATATGTTTGGCTTTTTTACAAAAGGGAACATAGTTTTATTTAGTATCAAGCAGAAAACACTATATCAAAGCACAAAACTATActtattttgtgaaaatgttttcTCACTTCGTTaggtggtccaaaatacctccactaccctacacGTTGTCTAATACCTCTTAATCAGCCGATTAAATTAGCTACGAAGTAgtattgtagcttttatttggggctaagagaaccaaaatcggttgacagatggcaaagatatttaatatgatacactttgtcaaaaatctcatAAAGTTCAGTTacataactcctaagtactctttgaaaaatatatcagtaaccaaatgtccaatcgttaTCAAATTTAGTAGGATTCTACTatgatgttgtagctttcattttggcgccaagagaacccaaatcggttgacaaacggctgagattcttcttctttttatttgtggctcgacgttcgcattggaacttggcctgcctctcttcaacttagtgttctcagagcactcccacagttattaattgaagggctttctttgcctgccattgcatgaatttgtacattgtgtggtatGCCCAGGGCGTCGAGACTGGAACGAGAAACGAACCCGCCGtcgccggattggcgattcatagccttaaccaccaggctaggtgaagctatggatcgccaatccggcgacggcggattcgattcccgttccagtcgggaaaaaatcgatgaagagaaatcgatcattgcagataagACTGggttttggcataaattgttgattgtcTTAGAGTTTTTCCGGCTATGCAGTCTTTGATAAgctaacgacgtttgttgttatcccaacgtttcgacgctgCGTAGCCGGAAAAACTCTAAATTAACCCTACAGTCGTTCAATTCCCAATTGTTGATTGagttagaaccataaagcaatattggtattgcggaactaatagtttaattattgaaaaaaaaaataacagatctaAACCCGtctattgttcctatatttaaaagaaggaaagattcatgggtaaaatacagtagcttcaacttcaacaattattttaacagcataaaaggagaaaacgaaaaaaaatatggccattcggcaaaataactttttggcCTAATTAACTTCGATTAAATGGCATTCGACCCCACggccttcagtcgaatgccctaacaccaATGATATTAAGATTCTATAGCAGTAGCCGGGGCACCATTAACCATAATaccataagcccaaatatgttaagctcacatgttacaatcaccgtgataagagaatatattggttagaaatggcgcaaaaaaaactaaaaagttcatctagaaagaacagcggatgattaaaagaaggaaaaaaaatctgatggaattATTATaattaatttcctcaagaacaataATAAGTAATTTTGCTGTTTTGCACAcaaattattatttaaagtgatcatgttattGTTACGGTCAAAAAATATGCTTAAAAATGACTTTCAATCGAAAgataggaatctttgaaaaatataagtaaaaccaaaaattccatatcagtagaaactggaaagaacatcctatgtgttgaagaaaggaatatctttgatgagtattgatcaaattccgtcaaaataatgtttgatcaattggatccataTCATGATCTACGTGttcacaagacaaatttgtgtaAATGTtccaatagaaaaaaaataagctgttgtgcgcaataaaataatTTAATAAACATACAAGATTTAAAGTATTaagaagtttgaaaggtttgagttcacaatttttttttgtttcagaatgATTtacccttcttcaaactataggctttactttaaaagttactttaaaaccatttcttgtttgctcttacatctgttccaataatttattaaactttcgcatataaatctgaacaaaaataaaattttacatttatacaatcgttattgtgggctgatcgatcccaaacaaataaacaaacacgatttatttttcaataagaatgttttaaattatcattagattgagaacacttctggattgagaactttggaaaatCTCCGGGAAATGGAACTTTCTCTGGAATGGTACCTtttggggaatggtacattctggcaaatggttttctgggaaagggttctttctggcaaacggttttccgggaaattgtattttctggcaaatgtctttctggccaatggcattctggcgaatggtttcctggcaaatatcgcacaatccacACAGGTTGTATGGCATTTGCCAGAAAGTCACTTGCCAGAATGCCACTTGCCAGAATCCGTTTGCCAGAATGGAccgtttcccagaaaaccatttgccagtaTGCACCATTCGCCAGaagaccattccccagaaaggacattccccagaaaaagttGTATTTATCAGAATAAATGTTAATTTTATGTTTGGCTAGATTCTAGGCCAGATTGATAGCCTTGACATTGGCCCAACAAAATTCTTTTTGAGCAGTATATGATGTTCGTTGATTCCAGGAATAGTTATAGCAATGACTGAAAATTTGAATCATATTCTAGTTACCAATCAGTAGCGATCTCACCTTATTGCGTATTAGCAAAAGtgtcattttttcattttttttttatacacggagacaaatttcgttcgtttgaaacaaaaatattcatgtttattcgataaactgaaaaaatatttaaaactaaaatattaatttttaaaacaaactcaattacatattgatttctacaatatccattgaagagccccccgttccgccgtcgagaacataaacaaaactctcaagttccagctgcatcaccaaacaagatttcctcttgcaaaaaaggcaagttttaccaaaagtttccacgaaatcccattgatttcgggagcgtatgttatctacatgatgttggcattgaaagtgccacgcgggaagtggattttcctagagaaggaaataattttgtaaatttaattggaaaacaaatatttccgtagggccgacctgccacaaaaaaaaacaaaaatttttacatttgtttctaacataaccagtcagaagatacatgtttgtttcaaaaatggattgaatttgcttcaaatgtgacgttcgatttgctccaaacagttttatttttgttgccagaacaaattgacaatttatttgagtttacctggaatatttttgattttaccatgcttttttctgcgtgatctCTATGTAAAAGctacaaaataaacaaaacatcTTAGTTTATATTGTTCAATGAAGATTTGTTTAACATATTGTTGAGGTTGAACTGTTAAAAAACTAATCACGacattttccttcttttaagcgGGGGCTGTTCTTGAAAGGAGTGCTAAGTATAAGAACAGTAGTTATCTTTGAGTTGCTAATATTTTGGTGCCgcctaagagatgaaccagcctcgcgctgaaaatctctctaatacagACACCTAAACCATTTTGGTATCAGGCTGAAAGCAAGAAGGTCCTCAGGCTGAGtgaacatatcgtcggtttcctgcaataggggcacaactcaaaatttgtcatttttgagattttgatggcaaatgatgaaaaactatgtaaactatcatctcacaaagaccagttccgaaattcgttgaaaCACGCGAGATtttggcattttcaccaatttttcgcaataaaggcacaactcaaaattagtCAACTATtttaatagtcgttgaaaaatagtaatccaaaattcatgaaacagatagtccttcagtcccttttcatgatacaacaatcgaaattcgtttacttttgtcgaataatgagagaaattagtgaacttgtaggaggtgcttcaagattgctaattttcaaacgctcattctgaaaattcacattttttgagttgtgcccctattgcaggaaaccgacgatatgacaATACGGTGATCAAGCAACATTTGTAATACAGTTTGTATTTTTAAGCTCCTTATATTGTTGATTCCATATGCGATTTTCACTTCTTATGGAAAAGGTTGTTCTTTTCATAACATTGTTGTTTGGTGGTCGAACTGCTAAATATCCCTTCTAACAATTTTTCTTCTTTTCATCAAAGGTTGTTCTTTTGGGAATCGCTGTTTTGTGGCGATCAAACTACTAACTCTGTAGTAGATTCACCCTTCtttttgataataggctgttctttcaaattacGCTGTTAAAGATTTGGCAAGCGACAAATATGTTAGCATTCCCTTCTTTAAACAATGGGCCATTCTTACTAGTGAAACTGTCATTGAATTTTGAAGTGGCCAAACTGCTATCCTTCTCATAAGAAATGTATCCTTCTTTTAATCAAaggttgttctttcgagttgctgtGGTGCAGTATCATCATCGTCTGCGGCCATAAAGTCTCAGGTCTTTTTGACGAAGCATTCcatggcataacgtccaaacaaaAGGCACAAATTTATGAACTATATTTCGTATTAAAATATGTCATATGGACCGGGCAGTATAGTCCCGTaccttttaatttaaatttaattaaaaggtacgaaactgataacactcatttgaagagggtattctgcttagagggttcgaaaagtcggtacaagatagtcCCGGATGTTATGAATAGCCCTTGTGGTGGTCTTACAGCTAACTCCATAGTTTGTTTTCCTTTTTATAATAGGCCaactaattattattttttctgatttttttactttttttcttaaaattggcAGATTTTTTGAAGTCTATTATCCGATCGGTCTAACAGGGTCTATCTATTCAGCCCAAAAATAATTCCGGCCTAATTTCTTtctgcctaatgacccagcatagaTATAACTATATCAAAGTTGATATGACAGAGGAACTTAGTTACATCATTTCCATGACAAATTTTACCTTCCTTTGAAATTTAGGCTGTTCTTCATATTTAATTCAATCTGAAACTTTTCCTTTTTCAATTGAAAGATGTTCTTTTTATAACAGTGCCTATATATCAATTGGCATAATGAATCGTAAAAATTTAACCAAAGATTTTAATTTCTATAAAGTTAGGGCCCAGgcatttgggtctccagttagccttttttttttttttttttttccctgtaggggtacacaaccactgcgaccattaattgatctattgtggtaagacccagttgctttatgcagtacattagtacactcactagtattaagaactagcgattgtttttttttaggcctgcattataccccagtctggaatagcttccaaaatgaaagccactaccttcttgggatttatattccaccagatatctcggggatgcatgatacatccaccgaaataacgttctctcttcttaaagagaaaactacactcacaaagtagatgttccgaggtttcagagttgaaaccacagaaccgacattcttctgattcaatcttcttgaccagttagcctagtggtcaaggctatggatcgccaatcatgagacggcgggttcgattcccgttccagtcagtgaaattttctcgactctctggatatacactacccgtcataagtacggagtcacaaaaagtattgcaacaatattgcatcaccctgactcacctcgatatctctaaaaccagaacacctacaaaaatgccgtcttcagaaaagttgttgcttttggtcttctgaataactttcttgaagacagcatctttgtaagtcctcaggttttggagataccgagttgagtcagggtgatgcaatattgttgcaatacattttgtgagtccgtacttatgacgggtagtgtagtgtatcattgtacttgcctataCATGCCTATActtatatacaaattcatgcaatgacaggcaatgaaagcccttcaattaataactgtggaagtgcacaaggaacactaaattgaagcgaggcaggccactgtcccagtggggacgtagagccataaagaagaagaagaagaataagaagaaagaaGTTAGGGCCGTTCTTTCGAAACTGACAGAAAAAAAGGTATTTTCCTCCATCTTTTCGTAGAATACCAGAAGGATCACAT contains the following coding sequences:
- the LOC134288132 gene encoding uncharacterized protein LOC134288132 codes for the protein MTTDCFRKYIRYVLHPQMVEDALPAIYFIDGHFSHMAWVTADECRKLGIHLVCLYPNCTRILQPLDVAVFKPLKTAWLRVVQDWKLKKENKYLKSENFSPLLVKAIDAVEDKDIVKGFECCGLFPFDANKTDYCKCLVRNPLSTQPEEQAEIGGSTNVDCRLSNSNSVPSAEGHSKIVNDVTATSVETVSANRRKAEEILQLMGPDRRERYQTRDADDFDSLDDLILARVFKLLEPLDCNANAQDLSEATEGNAERLTDGAGPTEEILTEYLIDETEHKLEGHYILEIDHVAPVEDAAANEKLVPNHSDHGQPEADALVPKDEDQNHSLLSGFLDSPETPH